Proteins co-encoded in one Dehalogenimonas sp. WBC-2 genomic window:
- a CDS encoding N-glycosylase/DNA lyas-like protein, protein MIHTSIERLERVAWDISEETKNYFCDLGKWHNLSEEEIWAELVKCILASHVRWEHATSAWKHLYSLGYICSKFLVKQPDAEKIIVGELSKSIYEPMTAKGSGCKFRFPKTKTGQIIKSAIAIYTQGGSLKVNLNNATDDYDARTKLVNLCSGIGPKQASLFLRNIGYSHSLAIIDSHILKFLQIKGLVSNISKSPKDKRQYLQMEKTFVKYSQTVGIRPAHLDLAIWAVMRVSEVS, encoded by the coding sequence ATGATCCACACTAGTATCGAAAGGCTAGAAAGAGTTGCATGGGATATATCCGAGGAAACCAAGAACTATTTCTGTGATCTAGGAAAATGGCATAACCTTTCGGAAGAAGAAATCTGGGCTGAGCTCGTTAAATGCATTCTTGCGAGCCACGTTAGATGGGAACACGCTACTTCTGCCTGGAAACATCTTTATTCTTTAGGATATATATGTTCAAAATTCTTGGTTAAACAACCTGATGCAGAAAAGATCATAGTGGGTGAGCTTTCAAAATCCATTTACGAGCCTATGACTGCAAAAGGATCAGGGTGTAAGTTTCGTTTTCCAAAAACAAAGACTGGCCAAATTATTAAGTCTGCAATTGCGATTTATACTCAAGGCGGTTCACTGAAAGTTAATTTAAACAATGCAACAGACGATTATGATGCCAGGACAAAATTAGTAAATCTGTGTTCAGGGATTGGGCCAAAACAAGCGAGTTTGTTTCTACGTAACATTGGTTATTCCCATAGTCTAGCTATTATTGATTCCCACATTTTAAAGTTCTTGCAAATAAAGGGGTTGGTTTCAAATATTAGTAAATCTCCAAAGGACAAACGTCAATATTTGCAGATGGAAAAAACGTTTGTTAAGTACTCTCAGACGGTTGGAATTCGCCCTGCTCACTTAGACTTAGCAATTTGGGCAGTTATGAGAGTCTCTGAAGTTAGCTGA
- a CDS encoding Hat/HatR (High-affnity carbon uptake protein Hat/HatR), which produces MMRKALVVGINYYEFGPPLTGCVNDAYKVQNVLERNSDGAVNFGVKLLVANGPIDKVVRSELRQQIRELFTDDSEIALFYFAGHGHIEVTGGYILASDSRSGDEGVPLQDVLTYANGSKAKNRIIILDSCHSGIAGSAPNDPTNSELTLGTTILTASTEDQYANEINGSGVFTALLVDGLNGAACNLVGDVTPGSVYAHIDQSLGPWDQRPIFKTNVKTFVSLRKVQPPIALEDLQRITEFFPSPGFEFHLDPSFEPERAGDTSGIPEPNPTNTAKFAILQKYNRVNLVVPVNAPHMWHAAMNSKTCKLTILGEHYLRLVRNKRI; this is translated from the coding sequence ATGATGCGAAAGGCACTTGTGGTTGGAATCAACTACTACGAGTTTGGTCCACCCTTAACAGGCTGTGTCAACGACGCTTATAAAGTGCAAAACGTACTTGAGAGAAATAGCGATGGCGCCGTAAACTTTGGGGTTAAGCTGTTGGTAGCAAACGGACCGATAGATAAAGTAGTGCGTTCGGAATTGAGACAGCAGATTAGGGAGCTATTCACCGATGATAGCGAGATCGCACTTTTCTATTTCGCTGGTCATGGCCACATCGAAGTCACCGGCGGATACATTCTTGCTAGCGATTCAAGGTCGGGAGATGAAGGTGTTCCTTTGCAGGATGTTCTGACCTATGCTAATGGATCAAAAGCAAAAAACAGAATAATCATACTGGATAGTTGCCACTCTGGAATCGCTGGATCTGCCCCGAATGATCCAACCAATTCAGAACTCACGCTAGGCACTACGATCCTTACCGCATCTACCGAAGATCAATACGCGAACGAAATAAATGGATCTGGCGTTTTCACGGCCCTTCTGGTGGATGGCTTAAATGGAGCGGCATGCAACTTGGTCGGTGACGTAACACCCGGGAGCGTTTATGCTCATATCGATCAGTCTCTCGGTCCCTGGGATCAGCGACCAATATTCAAAACAAATGTGAAAACCTTCGTATCTTTACGTAAAGTCCAACCTCCTATTGCCTTAGAGGACCTTCAACGTATTACTGAGTTTTTCCCCTCTCCGGGATTTGAATTCCATCTTGACCCATCATTTGAGCCCGAGCGCGCGGGCGACACTTCTGGAATACCGGAACCGAACCCGACAAACACTGCTAAATTTGCGATTCTGCAGAAATACAACCGAGTGAACCTCGTTGTTCCGGTTAATGCCCCGCATATGTGGCATGCAGCAATGAATAGCAAAACATGCAAGCTAACTATATTGGGCGAGCATTATCTCAGACTAGTGAGGAATAAACGGATATAA
- a CDS encoding mobile element protein, with protein MEFARGNLGLSERRACLLVGISPSAYRYKPKLDDDIALRHRLRDLAGQRKRFGSPRLHIMLKREGLVVNHKRTERIYKEEGLALRRKRKRKGTAVNRIILPLPDRPNQRWSMDFVSDSTVTGRRFRTLTIVDNFTRECPAIEVDTSIGGARVVSVLERLAEIRGLPEVITIDNGPEFAGRALDEWAYRRGVKLNFIRPGKPIENAFAESFNGRFRDECLNENWFMSLKEAREIIEEWRIDYNEVRPHTSLKGQTPQEYAEASSGLYSGMLLKVG; from the coding sequence GTGGAGTTTGCCAGGGGGAATCTTGGGCTCAGTGAAAGAAGAGCTTGTCTGCTTGTCGGTATTTCACCATCGGCCTACCGTTACAAGCCAAAACTAGACGATGATATTGCCTTGCGCCATCGTCTACGGGATCTGGCCGGACAGCGGAAGCGCTTTGGCAGCCCGCGGCTCCACATCATGCTTAAACGGGAGGGGCTGGTGGTCAATCACAAGCGGACCGAGCGGATCTACAAGGAAGAAGGATTGGCGTTAAGGAGGAAGCGCAAACGTAAAGGCACAGCCGTTAATCGGATCATCTTGCCGCTGCCCGATAGACCTAACCAGAGGTGGAGCATGGACTTCGTCTCTGATTCCACCGTGACCGGGAGGCGTTTCAGGACACTGACCATTGTGGATAACTTCACCAGAGAATGCCCGGCGATTGAAGTGGATACATCTATCGGCGGCGCCAGGGTGGTGAGCGTTCTGGAAAGGTTGGCTGAGATTCGAGGCTTGCCCGAGGTCATCACGATCGATAACGGACCTGAGTTTGCCGGCCGGGCACTTGATGAATGGGCTTATCGGAGGGGTGTAAAACTGAATTTTATACGTCCGGGCAAACCGATAGAAAACGCCTTCGCCGAGAGCTTTAACGGTAGATTCAGGGATGAATGTCTGAATGAAAACTGGTTCATGAGCTTGAAAGAAGCCCGGGAAATCATCGAGGAATGGAGGATTGATTATAACGAGGTCAGGCCACACACTTCATTGAAAGGTCAAACACCGCAGGAGTATGCTGAGGCTAGTTCTGGACTCTACTCCGGAATGCTACTAAAGGTGGGGTAA